The Gadus chalcogrammus isolate NIFS_2021 chromosome 16, NIFS_Gcha_1.0, whole genome shotgun sequence DNA window GTCTGGGAGgaggtcttccagacggtctggATGTGGTCAGTGTCTGGGAGgaggtcttccagacggtctggATGTGGTCAGTGTCTGGGAGgaggtcttccagacggtctggATGCGGTCAGTGTCTGGGAGgaggtcttccagacggtctggATGCGGTCAGTGTCTGGGAGgaggtcttccagacggtctggATGCGGTCAGTGTCTGGGAGGAGGTCTTCCAGGCGGTCCAGATGCGGTCAGTGTCTGGGAGgaggtcttccagacggtctggATGCGGTCAGTGTCTGGgaggtcttccagacggtctggATGTGGTcagtgtgtgggaggagggaggaggtcttccagacggtctggATGTGGTCAGTGTCTGGGAGgaggtcttccagacggtctggATGTGGTCAGTGTCTAGGAGgaggtcttccagacggtctggATGCGGTCAGTGTCTGGGAGgaggtcttccagacggtctggATGCGGTCAGTGTGTGGGAGgaggtcttccagacggtctggATGCGGTCAGTGTCTGGGAGgaggtcttccagacggtctggATGCGGTCAGTGTCTGGGAGgaggtcttccagacggtctggATGCGGTCAGTGTCTGGGAGgaggtcttccagacggtctggATGCGGTCAGTGTCTGGGAGGAGGTCTTCCAGACGGTGTGTGGGAGAGTGATCCTCACCGTCGGCGTCCACCTCGTTGATCATGTCCTGTAGCTCCGCCTCCGTGGGGTTCTGGCCCAGAGAGCGCATCACGGTTCCCAGCTCtttggtggtgatggtgccgTCTCCATCCTTATCGAACAGGGAGAACGCCTCCTTgaactctgaggaggaggaggacacaaGTGGGGCAGGGCCATGAGGCTGGAGGTACGAGGGCTGCTGAAGGACCAGCAGCCACCTGCctggtgacatcacaggtggaaGGGCCCACCTAGATGCATGCTGGGTAGATAAGCCTGGTTAGGCTGGTctacccagcatgcatctggGTAACCCGTAAAAACCCAAGCTGCTGTGAGGTCCCCAACAGTCCACCTCTGTTCTAGGGCCGGGATTCACACAACGGAAGGCATGCAGGACCATGGgctcagaacagtctcattaataatgaatgcacagagaaggattcacaatgaattttgtgatttttatataaattactctcttgtgatttatatataaattactctcttctcacaaatacatttcaatgcacaaacaaatggatatcggtatgtataattgtaaaataaatccttacacaaaaataatttcacaaacacatttctgatccaaaCACAgatgtgtcttgttttaaataaatttaatatatatatatatatattaaaaaaatattttcaatttttataaaaaatgtattcggatgttgttacattaatatacaaactgttacacttgaatttacaagtcgtttttcatttgtgaacatttgtgtgtgaactggtctgtatttatgtggatttttgagactctcctgacgtcgctggattcacaaatgcacttttttcaacaaggaactctctgtagccaatcagatgcctccctcgttttcagcccaTCATATGACTGCAGTTACTGGGTTTTtagattgtcggtgccgttaaagtagtattAATAGTTGTTTACTACTTTAACAGCACCGACAATCCCAAAACCCGGTCGAAACTAGATGggaaaagtgtgtagttcaaaacgtgacgcagcttttacttcttcgccacctagagattgttatgtacgatcattctcaaACCCCATGTCATTTCCCATAGAGgtttgaccgagggaaccgggaggctcggaggcgggacttattcctCAGAGGTCGGGACTGCAGTCATGGGATTGGCTGAAAACGGGGTAGTGCCAGCGCCGTGTTTAAGAAGCCCTTCCCAATGGTCCGCTACATCTTGCTGGAAGGGGACACCTGCAGCTCCACCGGTcaaccagcagggggcgacTCACCAGCAATCTGCTCCTCAGTCAGTTGGTCAGCCTGTGGGGAGAAACAGCTTTTAGAACAATATTCTCTCTAGCCTCATGCAAACGTACCGCTATATTAACCTTATGGAATGGCAAGGCaataatatataaatgacattattttaaatcaaaGAGGATATTCAAAAACCAAAGATATTATATTTTGTGGAACGATTTGGAAGTCACCACCAGTCTAATCACATGACTGTGATGTGACCCTAGACCCTAGAGTCATAGAGAGACCAACCCTACAGGCGTAGAGAGACCAGACGTAGAGACCAACCCTACTggtgtacagagagagagagactaacccTACTGGCGTACAGAGAGACCAACCCTACTGGCGTAGAGAAAGAGACCAACCCTACAGACGCAGAGACCAGCCctacagacatagagagagaccagccctacagacatagagagagaccagccctacagacatagagagagaccagccctacagacatagagagagaccagccctacagatagagagaccagacctacagacatagacagagagaccagacctccagacatagacagagaccagacctacagacatagagagagaccagccctacagacatagagagagaccagccctACAACATATAGAGAGACCAGCTctacagacatagagagagaccagccctacagacatagagagagaccagccctacagacatagagagagaccagccctacagacatagagagagaccagccctacagacatagagagaccagccctacagacagagagaccagacctacagacatagacagagagaccagacctacagacatagacagagaccagccctacagacatagagagagaccagccctacagacatagagagagaccagccctacagacatagagagagaccagccctACAGACAGAGACCAGACctacagacatagagagagaccaaccctagagacatagagagaccaACCCTACAGACCTAGAGAGACCAAccatatagacagagagacctACCCTACAGACAGACCAGACGTAGAGAGACCAGCTGTACAGATGTAGAGACCAACCCCACAGACGTAGAGAGACCAACCCTACAGACGTAGAGAGACCAGCCCTACAGATGTAGAGACCAACCCCACAGACGTAGAGAGACCAACCctacagacatagagagaccaACCCTACAGACGTAGAGAGACCAGCCCTACAGATGTAGAGACCAACCCCACAGACGTAGAGAGACCAACCctacagacaaagagagaccaACCCTACAGATGTAGAGAccagacgtagagagagagagagagaccagccctACAGACGTAAGAGATCCAGTCAGAGGCGAGTCCAGCGGTGAACTCCCGTCAGACCGTCCTGCCAGCGCTGAGAACAGCAGCAGCTCTGTGGGCTGGCTGTGGGACCGTACGGTGTAGAACCCCCTACCCGGGCTCTCCCCGGGCCGTGAACAACACAGTGCTGCCGGAGTACGGTGAGGCCTGCAACACTCAGCGCCAAAAATACACACGCTGCTATAATTAGTGAGACATGAACAGGGTCGCTAATGTAGCACACCAGTAGCTGACTTTATCTGGTTCCATGGGAATACAGCCCTCACCGCCTACTGGTATTCTATAGCTAGAGATACacagatatatatctatagctCAGATTGGAATCTCTTTTGACTGGACTGCTCACAGCCTCTCCAGGCACTAACACAGGATGGCAAAGTTGATGCTCGCGCTGGACTAGCGTGGCGTGGGAACAGAGCTAGTGAGGGTGTTTCAGCAGCTGGTGGGGGTCCAGCTACCAACAGATCAACACGGCCTTCACCGGAGACCGAGGAGGTGCGTCCGCGGCAGGTCGGATCAGCTTCTGGAGAGCCGAGGAGAGGAACCTTCTCTTTGGCCCGGGGGGGGCGAGGCCGTGTGAGTCCTGCCCCATGACTCACCATCCGGGGGGGGACTGCAGGGCATCCTGTCTACGGTAGCTGGCCAGAGCCTTCCAGTGTCTGGCAGCACCGGGAGGCTCTGGGGTAGGAAAACAAGGACTGCTTTCATTCAGCTTTGAAACCACCTCTGAACAACAGAGACGGGGCTGTGCAGCCAAGAGCCCGCAGGACTCCGCCATGACTCGACTGAACCTGCTGTAGGAGGGAGATGACCACGACTTTGTTCAGGGGAATAGGATCCTGGTTCTCAAAGACGATGCCTGGTACAATCCTATCAAAGTCAAGAGCAGTTTTCAATTCTTGCTGAACATAAATAACAGATAAAGTGCTAATACGCTTCACCAATCACTCAGTGTTTTAAATTAGGGACTCTCATCCCATTGGTTGAGCCTCCACTGCGGTTACTGCACcaagcctggaggggggggggggggggggggtaccgttCTAGAAGAGCAGAATGCGGTGCGGCGTGGTGATGCAGTACGGAGCAACAGAGACCGTCCTCCGTGGCGAACAACGACACTCACATTAAGAAACGACGGGGAATGTATTAATGTTTTCCTCGCTACCTCAGACCGACAGCCACACCGGCGATACAGATAGAGGGCGGATCTAATGAGAGTGCGGACTGTGTGCTTGTTGCTCCACAAGCCCCCCCGTGGACTGCGAAGGACCCCTCAGACCAGAGGCTGCTGACAAGAGGCCAGGTGGTCGCCAGTAGCCACAGTCATGGCCaaccagtaacacacacacacacacacacacacacacactttagtgtGTGTCGAACACTGCGCTTTATTATACACGTTAAAGGAGACCGcagagtgtgcgtgtggctCAACCCCCTGGACGCTGCAGGCTGCACGGCCCCCCGCGGCGCCCAGGTGAGACTCGTCCCGCAGAACGCCTGGCTCCCGGGGACAGTCCTCTCCAGACACTATTCGACTCAAATCAAACCCAGACGTCCGCCCCACGCTCGATCCGACCACAGCCCGCTGAGATAATCCGCCGCCATGCGGGGCCCGGTTATAAATAGAGAGCTGTGCAGACAGACGCTACACTGAACACCACACTTCACAGTCAACACCCCAGTGAACTCCCCACTCACCATCGTATCGCAGAGTGGTCAGTCTCCTGTCAACTACTGTAACCAGTATGCACGGTCGGCGCCTCGGAGTGGTTGTAGTTTGAGTGCTGGTGATACCGGACCGGTTCAGTCTGACAACGGGACGAGATGAGGTGGAGACGTCCGGAACCCTTTGCAGTGAGAGGCCAGTAATGCCGAATCACCGCGATGTCGTATATTCATCCGCGGTTACGTCATTAAGAAACCTCTCGTACCGACGGCTCGTGTTATCGCGAGAAGCGTATCTTTGCAGACCGCAGCGAGAGCCTGGAGCTGTGCAGCGGGACGTTATTAGTATTATCGCCGCCCACTGGTCAAAGAGTGTATTGACCCGTCTCCTCAGACCTCTCGTCAGGGATAACAGTAACAATTGAAAGGAGCATGTATTGTATTTTCTTAatctaattataaatatatgaagACTATCTGCTGCAATATATATTACGATTCAAATGCATTCATATTAGTTATGTTAAACAATTATTAAGGTACCGAAACAAATGCGCATGTATATGGATGAAGGACTTTTCCATCTACAGGGGATCAGTATGAGCCCTGAGGTCCCACACACTGCCATCACATTGATCATTCCCCTCCCGTTAAGTGAAGAATGACTAACCCCAGTTTAGCAGCAGTGAATGTAGGATGGATCTGTAGATGTAGCGCAGGGCAGACTCTGAAACGGAGtgcaatggctaatcacactcacacctggtggtaaaataagGGCCTGTTATAAAAGGTCAACCCTGCATCAAACGAATGTAGGAAGTGGCTTCAGGATCCTGGTCGGGTCCCGGCGAGCGGTCCGTGGAAGGACCATACTCTTTGAAGAGGCTGTTATACATCTCCAAAAGCTAAGGGATCCTTATTACAAATATCCTGTTCGTTATACATATTTTAGAGATAGCATACACCATTTTTATTGCAAAATACCAAAGTGTCACCTTATCTTAATATACATGATTTATTGATTCATTTTGTAATCATTCAGCGTAATTCTGATATAATAAACAACCTAGTTCTAGTATTTGATTTTGGCGCCCAACCGAAAATGTTACTCAAAGCAAACTCAAGATGACAGCTCTTCTTTATTGTCCGGGTACGACCGCCGGCTATATAGATATGAAAGAGCGCTGTGCAGATCGTATTGTGCCAGCATTAATATTAATGTATCACACAAACGGTGTTTCTACATTCTCGATAGATTTTGCATCAGAAAGATTTCAAGGTCAAGCTAGTTTGGCATAAATTTAAGAACACAGTTCAACAATAATTCGAAATAATGTGATTATACAGTAAAAAATAGCCCTTTTTCAGAAAACATCCTCCTATTGCTTaagttcatttaaaaaaacatcacaATTCGGTTTCATTAAGAACAATGAATCACATGTTGAattttaaaacaataaatacgATTTGCTAGGTGCGTGttcatttgtatattttgtatatCAGAATATATACTGATAACATACCAGTATTTACAGATAAAATACCATTTTACACACTGATGACATATGCTACATGCCAATAAGCACAGGGTAGCAGACAGCTCCTCACAGAGACAGATTGGCTAGGGTGATCTAAGCTGGGTCTAGCTAGGCTACGCTAGGTCTGGCTACGCTACACTGGGTCTGGCTAGGATATGTCAGTTtcggctaggctaggctacacTACACTGGGTCTGGCTAAGCTAGGCTTGGTctagctaggctaggctacactacacactactacttCTACCGCATAGGGAAGTCAAATGGAGGCTGATCTGTTCCATTCTGATTTGGGATCAGAATGGAACAGATTCCATGTGACGGTGCTGTTTACACTGTTCAGAAATGTGAGTCACATGTGAGCAGATACAAGATCTGTTCTACTTTGGCCTCAGTGGGAACAAGGTCTCATGTAGGGCGTCAGTGCACCAAGTCGAACACGGCATAAGACTTGCTTCACAATCTGCTGCTTCGCTGAGGCTAGTTTTGGCTTTGCTAGGCTAGGCTGACTTTGGCTGGCCTATCTTAGACTCTGCTGGGACTGGTTTGGCTAGGTCTGCGCTAGGGCCTGGGGGGGCTTGTAGTGTGTCCGTCCGTAGACACTGTGGTACTATGCTAGCATAGTTAGCCACGAGGTGGTGTTAGCAATCATGATAGCACACAAGCCATTCGCCCGTTCCTGTTAAGGGTCTGTGGgaagcaatgcatcatgggtacAAGTCATCCGGGGCCTCAGTACTTCCTGGAGAGCCGCTTGGGTCTGCGGGGGCTCTGGCGGCGCTGGCTCTGCTTGGCCACGCGAGGCCGCAGCAGGTAGCGCGGGGCGCGGGCCTTCCCCCCCGGCTGCTGCTCACAGGCCAGCGGCGTGCGGCGACGCAGGGCCAGGGCGTGGCCCGGCAGGTCCGGCGGGACGCGGGGgaaggggcccccgggggccccggggggggccGGCTGCAGCAGGACCCGGGCCCTCTTCCcgtccggcggcggcggctccgtGTGCCGGGTCTTCTGGGTGTGCTTGCCTCTCCTGGGGTCCGGGTGGTCCTGCGTCTCCGTCtctttggggagggggggccccggggtcctgctcctccagggGCCGGGCGGGTCCTTCACCGCCGTCCTCTTGAGGTCCCCCGGTTCCCCCGCCGGCCCGAACACCCGGCGCCGCGCGCGCAGCGGGAACGCTCCCTGGGCGGGGGGGCCCTCCTCCGGGGCCCCCGGCGGGCTGCAGGTCAGCGTGGCCTTGGAGGTGACCCTCAGGCTCTGGCGGTCCAGCTCGATCTGCCGCCACTTGAGCAGCACGGCTGGGCTGGCCTGGTAGCTGGTGGGGCTCTGCAGCCCCCGCAGCAGGTTCCGCGGCGTGGACTTGACGACGGCGGGCTCCAGCAGCCGGCCGTCGGCCAGGCGCCGGGGCGGCGTGCAGGGGGAGCACACGATGGGCTTGAAGTGGTTGAGCTCCTCCGAGATGCTGTCGTTGCTCTCGGGGCTGACACTGCGCTCcggccgggcggggggggggaaggaggtcGTCGGGCCGCGCCACGCCAGCCGGCGGTCGCCGCTGACGGGCGAGGAGACGGCCGGGCTGTTCTCTGAGGACAGCAGGATCCCCGCCACACAGCTGTGTCTCGCCCCGGCCTGCAAACCACACACCGGGTGAACGGACCGGCCTGCTGCTGGGTCTACTGGGGGCCGCCCAGTACAACCAGCAGAGGAGGCTGCATCTGCGAGGAGTCAACCCCTCCGACTCACCGCGTTCATCACGGACGACTGCGGGAGGAACCGCCGCTTCCCGCCTCCTTCCACCGACGCAGTACAGCTCTGACTCCTCTGGGAGGCGCTGTGGGGTCAGGGTTAACATGTTACCTAGCGGCATTGACATGTTATCTAGCGGTATTGACATGTTACGTAGCGGTATGAACATGTTACGTAGCGGTATTAATATGTTATCTAGCGGTATTTACATGTTACGGTTATTATTTAATTCATGGTCAACTttatataaacattttataagTGTTCTACTATCCATGAATATTATTAAACCCATGTTCTactatatataaatgtgttacTCTCTGAAGGCCGACGGGGTTTTGCTCTTCCTGAGCGCTCCCGAGACGTTCCGGGTCCTCTTCCCGACCGGCTCCTCGTTCTCCGAGTCCGACAGGACCGCCTTCACCTGAAACACACAGGAAGTCGTCAGGAGCCGGTCGCTAGGGACAGGAAGTCGTCCGGAGCCGGTCGCTAGGGACAGGAAGTCGTCAGGAGCCGGTCGCTAGGGACAGGAAGTCTTCAGGAGCCGGTCACTAGGGACAGGAAGTCTTCAGGAGCCGGTCGCTAGGGACAGGAAGACTTCAGGAGCCGGTCGCTAGGGACAGGAAGTCTTCAGGAGCCGGTCGCTAGGGACAGGAAGTCTTCAAGAGCCGGTCGCTAGGGACAGGAAGTCACAAGGCTGTAGGTGACCAGGACGTCCTAACCGCCTGGGAGCCTGCGCTGTGGCGAGTTGACACAATCTAAACTGGTGGATTGGATTGTTAGTGGGAAATACTGGAATAAACCAGTTGGCCGGGGCAGTCGGCAGTGAGTTAAACAAAGATCATTGTCTGGAAAGGGACAATGCCAACGTTAACCTGACCTTAACATCGTTTAGGTCTAAAGTAGGGCTGGGCAATAATTCGATTACGATTATTAACCGCGAAAAAAACTCACGTTGACAAGCATTAGTCATAAATGctcgatataaaaaaaaaaggttctgATATGGATTTACCCTAACAACCAATCACACAGCAGAATAAACCTCTACAAACATTTGAGATTGTTGCCTCCCTGCCAAAGGAGTTTGATGGGACTCACAGATCTTTTAGTTTTAAAGTTTTAAACACATTATTTTATGTAGCATAATATCTGTTTTTacaatgtttacattttgcaCTTACGTAAGCACTACGTAGTTCATATTTTATGTATTAAAGTTCAGTTCATGTGCAAGGGCCTTTGTTCATCCACAAGATTTAAGATGTTTTCTGAAGCCCTGCCAAAGGAGTTTAATGTGAAAGAAGTCAGagcttttattttaattttattttcaataggtTACAAGGCAAGCTTTACGAAGCAACCTTATATTGTTCTGCTTTGGGCACataaaacatgtttgtgttttcatttaaatgtttttatttaaatgtgattATGCTCCCTTATCACAAATATGGTAATAAACAAAAGTGTATGGTTTAACTAATGAACAGTCTGGTTCCTTCAGGCTTCAGCAGTATCAAATTATACATCGTGATTaatatcgaaaaaataatcgtgacAA harbors:
- the rnf169 gene encoding E3 ubiquitin-protein ligase RNF169 encodes the protein MAAAASAERPAEAKEMCPGSGPLLRLRSASDPQARAPTGELKCPVGCGGDLPGPGPAAQPRCGLSACLRCFQRPRSGPRCRLRGSWRPGSETGPAVEPEPWEPSRRSRPERCRSRLDRRKDSSEAGSQGSRCGGMTSDQQSKVKVKAVLSDSENEEPVGKRTRNVSGALRKSKTPSAFRDASQRSQSCTASVEGGGKRRFLPQSSVMNAAGARHSCVAGILLSSENSPAVSSPVSGDRRLAWRGPTTSFPPPARPERSVSPESNDSISEELNHFKPIVCSPCTPPRRLADGRLLEPAVVKSTPRNLLRGLQSPTSYQASPAVLLKWRQIELDRQSLRVTSKATLTCSPPGAPEEGPPAQGAFPLRARRRVFGPAGEPGDLKRTAVKDPPGPWRSRTPGPPLPKETETQDHPDPRRGKHTQKTRHTEPPPPDGKRARVLLQPAPPGAPGGPFPRVPPDLPGHALALRRRTPLACEQQPGGKARAPRYLLRPRVAKQSQRRQSPRRPKRLSRKY